TCTACTCCTCTTGCTTGTCCAACTTGTATTGCTGTTTTTACATTCTTATTAAAAAATAATTCTTCAATTGCTACAGCATCAGGCTTATATTCTATTAATATATTTGTAAGTTCATCATATACTTTTTTTAATCTTTGCTGTGGGCTCATACTAGCAGGAGTTGTTATTACACCGTAATCAACAACCTTAAAATTATTTCCTTTATAGTCAATAACACCATATCCTACTATGGCTATCCCAGGATCTATACCAAATATTCTCATTTGTTCAACTCCTAATAAATATTTATAATATATAATTCTATCATATTTAAACCAATAATAGAAAACTTCATAAGTTTTAACTTATGAAGTTTTCTATTATTTCACCTATATCGTCTATACTATCAACGATAATACCTTTTTTTAATTTATCTTTATCAAAATCACTTAAAAATTCTATAGATTGATCTAACTTTTTAAATACTACTTTTTCTCCCTTGTCATTTATTTTATATATGGA
The DNA window shown above is from Senegalia massiliensis and carries:
- the ruvC gene encoding crossover junction endodeoxyribonuclease RuvC translates to MRIFGIDPGIAIVGYGVIDYKGNNFKVVDYGVITTPASMSPQQRLKKVYDELTNILIEYKPDAVAIEELFFNKNVKTAIQVGQARGVEILAVMNQNIDLFEYTPLQVKQGVVGYGRAKKKQVQEMVKLLLNLKEIPKPDDAADALAVAISHAHSGQFDKLFEMK